Proteins co-encoded in one Pseudomonas fluorescens genomic window:
- a CDS encoding L-threonylcarbamoyladenylate synthase — translation MVNSWRVQQAAREIRAGAVIAYPTEAVWGLGCDPWNEEAVDRLLAIKNRSVDKGLILVADNIRQFDFLFEDFPQDWIDRMASTWPGPNTWLVPHQNLLPEWVTGVHDTVALRVSDHPQVRDLCSLVGPLISTSANPQGRPAAKSRLRVEQYFRGQVDLVLGGVLGGRKNPSLIRDLATGRVVRPS, via the coding sequence ATGGTCAACAGTTGGCGTGTGCAACAAGCCGCACGAGAGATTCGCGCCGGGGCGGTGATTGCCTATCCAACCGAAGCCGTCTGGGGGCTGGGGTGCGATCCTTGGAATGAAGAAGCGGTGGATCGTCTGTTGGCGATCAAGAACCGATCGGTGGACAAGGGGTTGATTCTGGTCGCCGACAACATTCGTCAGTTCGACTTCCTGTTCGAGGACTTCCCCCAGGACTGGATCGATCGCATGGCCAGTACCTGGCCGGGCCCGAACACCTGGCTGGTGCCGCACCAGAACCTGTTGCCGGAATGGGTGACCGGGGTGCATGACACCGTGGCGCTGCGGGTCAGCGATCATCCGCAGGTGCGGGATCTGTGCTCGCTGGTCGGGCCGTTGATCTCGACCTCGGCCAATCCGCAGGGCCGGCCGGCGGCGAAGAGTCGCTTGCGGGTCGAGCAGTATTTCCGTGGTCAGGTCGATCTGGTGTTGGGTGGAGTGCTCGGTGGGCGCAAAAACCCGAGCCTGATTCGGGATCTGGCGACCGGCAGGGTTGTACGCCCGTCCTGA
- the fmt gene encoding methionyl-tRNA formyltransferase, translating to MTEPLRIVFAGTPEFAAEHLKALLDSPYEIVAVYTQPDRPAGRGQKLMPSPVKQLALENNIQVLQPPTLRNADAQAELAALKPDLMVVVAYGLILPQAVLDIPRLGCINSHASLLPRWRGAAPIQRAVEAGDAESGVTVMRMEAGLDTGPMLLKVVTPISADDTGGSLHDRLAEMGPPAVVQAIAGLAAGTLEGEVQNDELATYAHKLNKDEARIDWSRPAVELERLVRAFNPWPITHSTLNGEALKVLAATLADGKGAPGTILGASKDGLLVACGDQALCLTRLQLPGGKALNFSDLFNSRREKFATGTVLGVAVDAQ from the coding sequence ATGACTGAGCCACTGCGCATCGTTTTTGCCGGCACCCCGGAATTCGCCGCCGAACACCTCAAGGCCCTGCTGGACAGCCCTTACGAGATCGTTGCGGTCTACACCCAACCGGATCGCCCGGCCGGTCGTGGGCAAAAACTGATGCCGAGCCCGGTCAAACAGCTCGCCCTGGAAAACAATATCCAGGTGTTGCAGCCACCGACCCTGCGCAACGCTGACGCTCAGGCCGAGCTTGCTGCGCTGAAACCGGATTTGATGGTGGTGGTTGCCTACGGCCTGATCCTGCCGCAAGCGGTGCTGGATATTCCGCGCCTGGGCTGCATCAACAGCCACGCCTCCCTGCTGCCACGCTGGCGCGGTGCGGCGCCGATCCAGCGCGCCGTGGAAGCGGGCGACGCCGAAAGCGGTGTGACCGTGATGCGCATGGAGGCCGGCCTCGATACCGGGCCGATGCTGCTTAAAGTCGTGACCCCGATCAGCGCCGACGACACCGGCGGCAGCCTCCACGACCGCCTGGCCGAAATGGGCCCGCCTGCCGTGGTGCAAGCGATTGCCGGTCTGGCCGCTGGCACCCTGGAAGGCGAAGTGCAGAACGATGAGCTCGCCACTTACGCGCACAAACTGAACAAGGACGAAGCACGCATCGACTGGAGCCGCCCGGCCGTTGAGCTGGAACGTCTGGTCCGCGCCTTCAACCCATGGCCAATCACCCACAGCACGCTCAACGGCGAAGCGCTGAAAGTGCTGGCGGCAACACTGGCCGACGGCAAAGGCGCACCGGGCACCATCCTCGGCGCCAGCAAGGACGGCCTGCTCGTCGCGTGCGGCGATCAGGCGCTGTGCCTGACCCGTCTGCAATTGCCCGGCGGCAAGGCGCTGAACTTCAGCGATCTGTTCAACAGCCGTCGTGAGAAATTCGCCACCGGCACCGTGCTGGGCGTAGCGGTGGACGCGCAATGA
- the dprA gene encoding DNA-processing protein DprA has product MMMPVSPSVSPAELEARLRLHRLPEIGPKRFTKLLEAFGCASKAISAPASAWRSLGLPAACAEARRCPEVRDGASHALRWLERPEQHLLMWDHPDYPALLAQIPDPPPLLFVAGDPRILEKPQLAMVGSRRASRPGMDTATAFSRSLAGAGFVITSGLALGIDAAVHQGALDVGGQTVGVLGTGLEKFYPQRNRRLADTMIASGSALISEFPLDAGPTASNFPRRNRIISGLSLGVLVVEASVASGSLITARLAAEQGREVYAIPGSIHHPGARGCHQLIRDGAVLVETIEHILEALRGWQHLPVSSVAVNPDNPLLRLLHAAPHTSEGLADSSGWALPKVLAALTELEMEGRAVCENGRWFARVS; this is encoded by the coding sequence ATGATGATGCCTGTCTCTCCATCGGTTTCGCCGGCGGAGCTCGAAGCGCGCCTGCGCCTGCACCGCTTGCCGGAAATCGGTCCCAAGCGTTTCACCAAACTGCTCGAAGCCTTCGGCTGTGCCTCGAAGGCAATCAGCGCGCCCGCCAGCGCCTGGCGCTCGCTGGGTTTGCCGGCGGCTTGTGCCGAGGCCCGCCGCTGCCCTGAAGTTCGCGACGGCGCCAGCCACGCATTGCGCTGGCTAGAGCGGCCGGAGCAACATTTGTTGATGTGGGATCACCCGGATTACCCGGCTTTGCTGGCGCAGATTCCCGACCCGCCACCCTTGCTGTTCGTCGCTGGCGACCCACGGATCCTGGAAAAACCGCAACTGGCGATGGTCGGCAGTCGCCGCGCTTCGCGACCGGGCATGGACACCGCCACGGCATTTTCCCGCAGTCTGGCCGGAGCCGGTTTTGTCATCACCAGTGGCCTGGCGCTGGGCATCGATGCCGCCGTGCACCAAGGCGCGCTCGACGTTGGCGGGCAAACCGTGGGTGTGCTGGGCACCGGTCTGGAAAAATTTTATCCACAGCGCAACCGGCGGCTGGCGGACACGATGATTGCCTCGGGCAGTGCGTTGATTTCGGAGTTTCCACTGGACGCCGGGCCGACGGCGAGCAACTTCCCCAGGCGCAACCGGATCATCAGCGGCTTGTCACTCGGCGTACTGGTGGTCGAGGCCAGTGTTGCCAGCGGTTCGCTGATCACCGCGCGGCTGGCGGCGGAACAGGGTCGCGAGGTGTACGCCATTCCGGGTTCGATCCATCACCCCGGCGCCCGGGGTTGTCATCAGTTGATCCGTGATGGAGCGGTGCTGGTGGAAACCATCGAGCACATTCTCGAAGCCTTGCGTGGCTGGCAGCATCTGCCGGTATCCAGCGTCGCAGTGAATCCAGATAACCCGTTGCTGCGTCTGCTACACGCGGCGCCGCACACCAGCGAAGGCCTGGCCGACAGCAGTGGCTGGGCGTTGCCAAAAGTACTGGCGGCATTGACCGAACTGGAGATGGAGGGCCGCGCCGTGTGCGAAAACGGCCGCTGGTTTGCGCGGGTAAGCTAG
- the def gene encoding peptide deformylase yields MAILNILEFPDPRLRTIAKPVAVVDDEVRQLVDDMFETMYEAPGIGLAATQVNVHKRIVVMDLSEDRTEPRVFINPEFEPLTDEMEQYQEGCLSVPGFYENVDRPQKVKIKALDRDGKPYELIAEGLLAVCIQHECDHLNGKLFVDYLSTLKRDRIKKKLEKQHRQNA; encoded by the coding sequence ATGGCCATTTTGAACATCCTCGAATTTCCGGACCCGCGTCTGCGCACTATCGCCAAACCTGTGGCTGTAGTGGACGACGAAGTGCGTCAGCTGGTCGATGACATGTTTGAAACAATGTATGAAGCGCCGGGCATCGGCCTCGCCGCGACCCAGGTCAACGTGCACAAACGTATCGTCGTGATGGACCTTTCCGAAGACCGCACCGAACCCCGGGTGTTCATCAACCCCGAGTTCGAACCGCTGACCGACGAAATGGAGCAATACCAGGAAGGCTGCCTCTCGGTGCCGGGCTTCTACGAAAATGTCGACCGCCCGCAGAAGGTCAAAATCAAGGCTCTGGACCGTGACGGCAAGCCTTACGAACTGATCGCCGAAGGCCTGCTCGCGGTGTGCATCCAGCACGAATGCGACCACCTCAACGGCAAGTTGTTCGTCGATTACCTGTCCACGCTCAAACGCGACCGGATCAAGAAGAAACTGGAAAAGCAGCACCGCCAGAACGCTTGA
- the rsmB gene encoding 16S rRNA (cytosine(967)-C(5))-methyltransferase RsmB, whose product MNPRLAAAKALAAVLSGKASLNSSLPTQLDKVEDRDRGFTQDLAFGTARWQPRLSALAEKLLQKPFKAADADVEALLLVGLYQLLYTRVPPHAAIGETVGCADKLKKPWAKGLLNAVLRNAQRESEAIFAELERDPVVRTAHPRWLQKSLKAFWPEQWEAICEANNAHPPMILRVNRRHHSRDAYLGLLTEAGIAAQPCTFSRDGIVLEAAADVRSLPGFAEGWISVQDEAAQLAADLLDLAPGQRVLDACCAPGGKTCHILEAEPALAGVVAVDLEAKRLVRVKENLERLGLSAELIAADGRDTAAWWDGKPFQRILLDAPCSATGVIRRHPDIKLTRQADDIAALAQLQGELLDAMWKTLEVGGILLYATCSTLPTENTEVIAAFLERTPGARELDLATQAGIKQPHGRQLLAQQGGHDGFYYAKLIKIAAARG is encoded by the coding sequence ATGAACCCGCGTCTGGCCGCCGCCAAGGCACTCGCCGCAGTCCTGAGCGGCAAGGCTTCGCTCAACAGCTCCCTGCCGACGCAGCTGGACAAGGTCGAGGATCGCGATCGCGGCTTCACTCAGGATCTGGCATTTGGCACCGCCCGTTGGCAACCACGTTTGTCGGCACTGGCGGAAAAGCTGCTGCAGAAGCCGTTCAAAGCGGCGGACGCCGATGTCGAGGCGTTGCTGCTGGTCGGTCTTTATCAACTGCTCTACACCCGCGTTCCGCCACACGCCGCCATCGGCGAAACCGTCGGTTGCGCCGACAAGTTGAAAAAGCCTTGGGCCAAAGGTCTGCTCAACGCCGTGCTGCGCAATGCCCAGCGTGAAAGTGAGGCGATCTTCGCCGAACTGGAACGCGATCCGGTGGTGCGCACCGCCCACCCGCGCTGGCTGCAAAAATCCCTGAAGGCTTTCTGGCCTGAACAGTGGGAAGCGATCTGCGAAGCCAACAACGCACATCCGCCGATGATTCTGCGGGTCAATCGCCGTCATCACAGCCGCGACGCCTACCTCGGTCTGCTGACTGAAGCGGGTATCGCCGCCCAGCCGTGTACGTTCAGCCGCGACGGCATCGTGCTGGAGGCCGCTGCCGATGTGCGCAGCCTGCCAGGCTTCGCCGAAGGCTGGATCAGCGTGCAGGACGAAGCTGCACAATTGGCCGCCGACCTGCTCGACCTCGCGCCGGGCCAGCGAGTGCTGGACGCCTGCTGTGCGCCGGGCGGCAAGACGTGCCACATCCTCGAAGCCGAACCGGCACTGGCCGGCGTGGTGGCGGTGGACCTGGAAGCCAAGCGTCTGGTGCGAGTGAAGGAAAACCTCGAACGCCTCGGTCTGAGCGCCGAACTGATCGCCGCCGACGGTCGCGACACGGCCGCATGGTGGGACGGCAAACCGTTCCAGCGCATCCTGCTCGACGCGCCGTGCTCGGCCACCGGGGTGATCCGTCGTCATCCGGACATCAAGCTGACCCGCCAGGCCGACGACATCGCCGCCCTCGCGCAACTGCAAGGCGAGTTGCTTGACGCCATGTGGAAAACCCTCGAAGTGGGCGGCATCCTGCTCTACGCCACCTGCTCGACCCTGCCGACCGAGAACACCGAAGTGATCGCCGCGTTCCTTGAGCGCACGCCGGGCGCCCGGGAACTGGATCTGGCCACGCAGGCCGGGATCAAACAGCCCCACGGTCGCCAATTGCTGGCCCAGCAGGGTGGGCATGACGGGTTCTACTACGCCAAGCTGATCAAGATCGCTGCCGCGCGCGGCTAA
- a CDS encoding LysM peptidoglycan-binding domain-containing protein: protein MRKSLLALLFLASAGAAHGQVQLKEGFPQQYTVVSGDTLWDISGKYLREPWQWPQLWRANPQIENPNLIYPGDTLTLSYVNGQPRLTVNRGESRGTIKLSPRIRTSPVAEAIPSIPLKSINSFLLSNRIVDKVEDFDKAPYIVAGDAERVLSGTGDRIFARGHFDPNQPVYGIFRQGKVYTDPQSKEFLGINADDIGGGEIVATEGDVATLALQRTTQEVRLGDRLFSGEERSINSTFMPSAPTTDINGLIIDVPRGVTQIGAMDVVTLNKGKRDGLAEGNVLVVMKTGETVRDRITGQPLKIPDERAGLLMVFRTYDKLSYGLVLNASRSLAVLDKVRNP from the coding sequence ATGAGGAAATCACTACTCGCCCTGCTGTTTCTGGCCTCGGCCGGCGCTGCGCACGGGCAAGTGCAACTCAAGGAAGGTTTTCCACAGCAATACACGGTGGTTTCGGGGGATACGCTCTGGGACATCTCCGGTAAATATTTGCGCGAACCCTGGCAGTGGCCACAGCTGTGGCGGGCCAATCCGCAGATCGAAAACCCCAACCTTATCTACCCCGGCGACACGCTCACGCTCAGTTACGTCAACGGCCAGCCGCGCCTGACCGTCAATCGCGGCGAGTCGCGCGGCACCATCAAGCTGTCGCCACGCATCCGTACCAGTCCGGTAGCGGAGGCGATTCCGAGCATTCCGCTCAAATCCATCAACAGCTTTCTGCTGAGCAACCGCATCGTCGACAAGGTCGAGGACTTCGACAAGGCGCCGTACATCGTCGCCGGCGATGCCGAGCGGGTGCTCAGCGGCACCGGCGACCGGATCTTTGCTCGCGGGCATTTCGACCCGAACCAGCCGGTCTACGGCATCTTCCGCCAGGGCAAGGTCTACACCGATCCGCAGAGCAAGGAGTTTCTGGGGATCAACGCCGACGATATCGGCGGCGGTGAAATCGTCGCCACCGAAGGCGACGTCGCTACCCTCGCCCTGCAACGCACCACACAGGAAGTGCGCCTCGGCGACCGTCTGTTCAGTGGCGAAGAGCGTTCGATCAACTCGACGTTCATGCCCAGCGCTCCCACCACCGACATCAATGGCCTGATCATCGACGTGCCACGCGGCGTCACGCAGATCGGCGCGATGGATGTAGTGACATTGAACAAGGGCAAGCGCGACGGTCTGGCCGAAGGCAACGTACTGGTGGTGATGAAAACCGGGGAAACCGTGCGTGACCGGATCACCGGCCAGCCGCTGAAAATCCCCGACGAGCGCGCCGGATTGCTGATGGTGTTCCGCACCTACGACAAGCTCAGTTATGGCCTGGTGTTGAACGCATCGCGCTCGCTGGCGGTGCTGGACAAGGTGCGAAATCCTTAG